The sequence TCCGGGAAGACCTTCAAGATCGATCTCAAGGTGGTCGAGGGGATCGAGTCGGACAAGGCCAAGGCGATCAGCAAGAAGATCCGCGACGAGGGCCCGAAGGGCGTGCAGGCGCAGATCCAGGGTGACCAGCTGCGGGTGACCGGCAAGAAGCGGGACGACCTGCAGGCCGTCATCGCGCTGCTCAAGCAGGAGGACTTCGGCGTCGCCCTGCAGTTCACCAACTACCGCTGACGGCGTTCGGCCGGTCCTGATGGCGGGGCCGGCCACGGTCGCCGAGCCGGTTGCACCGATTACCGGCAACCGCCTGACCGCCGCCCGCCCCGGCCGCACACTGATGCGATGGGTACCGAGGTGCTGGGTGGCGTGCTGGGTCTCGCGCTGTTCCTGTTCGGCATGCGGATCCTGGTGCGGGGCGAGGCGCCGGGCGTGATCGCGCGCTCGTTCCGGACCGCCCGTGACGCCGGTTGCTACCACCTGCTCTTCGGCCTGGCCCTGGTGATCTACGTGGGTGGCCTGCACCTGCCCGGCGCCGTGGCCGGCCAGGCCGCCGCGCTGGTCGCCGTGGTGCTGGTCGGCGTGGCCCTGGTGCGGTTCCGCCCTCGTGGCCGCGGCACGGGCCCGACCCGGAAAGCCTGACCCGCCGCGGCGACCGGATCATGCTGGCCGCCACCGCCGTCGAACGGCTAGTAACGGCGTATGGACCTCACCCACGCCGTCCTCTCTTTCGCCGTCCTCGGCGCCCTGCTGACCATCACGCCGGGCCTGGACACCGCCCTGGTGCTCCGCGCCGCCGTCACCATGGGCCGCGGCCCGGCCTTCGCCACCGCCCTGGGGGTCGGCGCCGGCGCCCTGACCTGGGGCGCCGCCGCCGCGGTCGGGGTCTCCGCCCTGCTCACCGCGTCCACCGTGGCGTACACCGCGCTGCGCGTGGCCGGCGCCGCGTACATGGTCCTTCTCGGTGTCCGGATGATCCGCGCCGGGCTTCGCCGCCCCGCGGACGGGGGGTCCGCGGCGCCGCCGTCCGCGGCCGCCCCGACCTGGCGGGCCACGTTCGGCAGGGGGCTGCTCACCAATCTGCTGAACCCCAAGGTGGGCGCCTTCTACGTGGCGGTGTTGCCGCAGTTCGTGCCGGCGGACTCGTCCCCGCTCGGGGTCGGCCTGCTGCTGGCCCTGGTGCACGATCTGGAGGCGCTGGTCTGGTTCTCCTTGATCATCTTCGGCGCGCAGGCCGCGCGTGGTGTCCTGGCCCGGCGCTCGGTCCGGCGTACCGTCGACGCCGGGACCGGCGTGGCCCTGATCGGTTTCGGCATGCGGCTGGGTCTGTCCGGCCGATAGCCGGATCCGGGACGGGAAGCCGGTCATCGGGGCGCGAACCTTGAGCCGGAGCAGCAAGCGGACCGCAACAGGAACCGGAAAGGTGGCGAACACGGTGATCGACCCCGTGGTGGATCAGGACTGGCTGCGTGCCCACGCCGGGGACGTCGTCCTGGCCGACGTCCGCTGGTACCTCGACGGTCGTTCCGGGCGAGCGGCGTACCAGGAAGGTCATCTGCCCGGCGCCGTCTTCATCGACCTGGACACCGCGCTGGCCGGCCCGGCGTCGCCGGCCGAGGGCCGGCATCCGCTGCCGGATCCGCGGGTCTTCGCGGCGGCGATGTCCGCCGCCGGCATCGGCGACGCGGACACCGTGGTCGCCTACGACGATGCCGGCGGGGTCGTCGCGGCGCGGCTGGTCTGGTTGCTGCGGGCGATCGGGTGCGAGGCCGCGCTGCTCGACGGAGGATTGCCCGGGTACGACGGTGAGCTCACCCCCGAGCCCCCCGCCCGGCCCGCCGCGACCTTCACCCCGCGGGAGTGGCCGGCCGGACGGCTGGCCTCGCTGGC is a genomic window of Actinoplanes teichomyceticus ATCC 31121 containing:
- a CDS encoding LysE family translocator yields the protein MDLTHAVLSFAVLGALLTITPGLDTALVLRAAVTMGRGPAFATALGVGAGALTWGAAAAVGVSALLTASTVAYTALRVAGAAYMVLLGVRMIRAGLRRPADGGSAAPPSAAAPTWRATFGRGLLTNLLNPKVGAFYVAVLPQFVPADSSPLGVGLLLALVHDLEALVWFSLIIFGAQAARGVLARRSVRRTVDAGTGVALIGFGMRLGLSGR
- a CDS encoding sulfurtransferase; its protein translation is MIDPVVDQDWLRAHAGDVVLADVRWYLDGRSGRAAYQEGHLPGAVFIDLDTALAGPASPAEGRHPLPDPRVFAAAMSAAGIGDADTVVAYDDAGGVVAARLVWLLRAIGCEAALLDGGLPGYDGELTPEPPARPAATFTPREWPAGRLASLADTVAGGYVVLDAREAARFRGDAEPVDPRPGHIPGARSLPCRENLTGDGRFLPVARLRERFAAVGVDGATEVISYCGSGVTACHNLLAMEHAGLGRGRLYPGSWSQYSHTDRPAATGD